From Lagopus muta isolate bLagMut1 chromosome 15, bLagMut1 primary, whole genome shotgun sequence, the proteins below share one genomic window:
- the MED9 gene encoding mediator of RNA polymerase II transcription subunit 9: MASVVPAVRAAEEPPPPEPPAEQKPPPAPPAPAQEEFSFLPLVHDIIKCMDKDSQDVHQVLNELKNKFQEMRKLISAMPGISVSPEQQQQQLQNLREQVRTKNELLQKYKSLCMFEIPKE, translated from the exons ATGGCCTCGGTGGTGCCCGCGGTCCGTGCCGCCgaggagccgccgccgcccgaGCCGCCCGCCGAGCAGAAGCCGCCGCCCGCACCGCCGGCTCCCGCGCAGGAGGAGTTCTCCTTCCTGCCGCTCGTCCACGACATCATCAAATG caTGGACAAGGATAGCCAGGATGTTCACCAGGTGCTGAACGAGCTCAAGAACAAGTTCCAGGAGATGAGGAAGCTGATCAGTGCCATGCCTGGCATCAGTGtgagcccagagcagcagcagcagcagctgcagaacctGCGGGAGCAGGTCAGGACCAAGAATGAACTGCTGCAGAAGTACAAGAGCCTTTGCATGTTCGAAATCCCTAAGGAATAG
- the NT5M gene encoding 5'(3')-deoxyribonucleotidase, mitochondrial yields the protein MILLSSILHLRPRHCGPLAGLGRGSGPTAGSRRALRVLVDMDGVLADFEGGFLKKFRARYPDKPYIALEDRRGFWVSEQYGRLAAELSEKAISIWESKNFFIELDPLPGAVEAVKQMSNLADTDVFICTSPIKKYRYCPYEKYAWVEKHFGPEFLEQIVLTRDKTVVSADLLIDDRPDITGAEVNPSWEHVLFTACHNKHLQLEPPRRRLQSWSDDWRAILDSKRLPLGHVA from the exons ATGATTTTGCTGAGCAGCATCTTGCACCTGCGGCCCCGGCACTGCGGTCCCttggcagggctgggcaggggaTCCGGCCCCACAGCGGGGTCCCGCAGGGCGCTGCGCGTGCTGGTGGACATGGATGGGGTCCTGGCCGACTTCGAAGGAGGATTCCTCAAGAAGTTCAGGGCCAGGTATCCCGACAAGCCCTACATTGCCCTGGAGGACCGGAGGGGCTTCTGGGTGTCGGAGCAATACGGGCgcctggcagctgagctgagc GAGAAAGCTATCAGCATCTGGGAATCCAAGAACTTCTTCATTGAGCTGGACCCGCTCCCTGGCGCTGTGGAAGCTGTGAAGCAAATGTCAAATTTGGCAGA CACTGACGTGTTCATCTGCACAAGCCCTATCAAGAAGTACCGTTATTGCCCTTATGAGAAG TATGCCTGGGTGGAGAAGCACTTTGGCCCCGAGTTTCTGGAGCAGATTGTTCTGACACGGGATAAGACAGTGGTTTCTGCTGACCTGCTCATCGATGACAGACCTGATATAACTG GGGCCGAGGTGAACCCCAGCTGGGAGCACGTACTCTTCACTGCCTGCCACAACAAGCATCTGCAGCTGGAGCCCCCCAGGCGCCGGTTGCAGTCCTGGTCTGATGACTGGAGAGCCATTCTGGACAGCAAACGGCTGCCACTGGGCCACGTGGCCTAA